In Holophagales bacterium, one DNA window encodes the following:
- a CDS encoding phosphatase PAP2 family protein has protein sequence MASPAPIDASSDPPRGGAVARFLALLWPEEGIALVYLAMVLMAFRVAGYPFTGWPMAVEYLRFFGAILAVTLPLWVAVQVYRVWRRGFRWREAGLDLARFARALAALLVVLVAYTNLKARLFLFAPRLLDGLLERLDAWVHFGGGDFVGWTLGFTHDAALNALLAWAYLLAWAVFALPLGAAFARDGGPAARRALAALGLAYVIGSLLYLVFPSMGPAFYVRARYAHLADNWAWQTQEQMRQALLYLVQHPAAPAVPFFGIAAFPSLHAATTGLGALICWRHARWLLAVIVPANLLVAWSAVHFGWHYAIDLYPGFALAALAWWVAGRWVASEGLEGRR, from the coding sequence TTGGCATCCCCGGCGCCCATCGACGCTTCGAGCGACCCGCCTCGCGGGGGGGCGGTGGCGCGTTTTCTCGCGCTCCTCTGGCCGGAGGAGGGGATCGCGCTCGTCTACCTCGCGATGGTCCTGATGGCCTTCCGCGTCGCCGGCTATCCGTTCACCGGCTGGCCGATGGCGGTGGAGTACCTGCGCTTCTTCGGCGCGATCCTGGCGGTGACCCTGCCGCTGTGGGTCGCGGTGCAGGTTTACCGGGTCTGGCGACGGGGCTTCCGCTGGCGCGAGGCGGGGCTGGATCTCGCTCGCTTCGCCCGGGCGCTGGCGGCGCTGCTCGTCGTGCTGGTCGCCTACACGAATCTCAAGGCACGGCTCTTCCTCTTCGCCCCGCGACTGCTCGACGGGCTGCTCGAGCGGCTCGACGCGTGGGTCCATTTCGGCGGCGGCGACTTCGTCGGTTGGACGCTCGGCTTCACCCACGACGCCGCGCTCAACGCCCTGCTCGCCTGGGCCTATCTGCTCGCCTGGGCGGTCTTCGCCCTGCCGCTCGGCGCGGCCTTCGCGCGCGACGGCGGCCCGGCGGCCCGGCGCGCGCTCGCCGCGCTCGGACTCGCCTACGTGATCGGCTCGCTGCTCTACCTCGTCTTTCCGTCGATGGGCCCGGCTTTCTACGTGCGCGCTCGCTATGCCCACCTCGCGGACAACTGGGCCTGGCAGACGCAGGAGCAGATGCGCCAGGCACTGCTCTACCTCGTGCAGCATCCGGCGGCGCCGGCGGTCCCCTTCTTCGGCATCGCCGCCTTCCCCAGCCTGCATGCGGCGACGACCGGCCTCGGTGCGCTGATCTGCTGGCGTCACGCGCGCTGGCTGCTGGCGGTGATCGTGCCGGCGAACCTGCTCGTCGCCTGGAGCGCCGTCCACTTCGGCTGGCACTACGCGATCGACCTGTACCCGGGCTTCGCCCTCGCCGCCTTGGCGTGGTGGGTGGCGGGGAGGTGGGTCGCGTCGGAGGGGCTAGAAGGCCGGAGGTAG